The Armatimonadota bacterium genomic interval TTGCTGCGCCCGCCGCCGGGGTGCCGTTTCCATCCGCGGTGTCCGGAGTTCATGCAGGGTTTGTGCGATGTCGAAGTGCCCCCTGACTTCCGGGTGGGTGCCTCGCACCTGGCGGCGTGTTGGCTGTACGAGCAACCGCGGTCGGCCGCGGCGGCCTCCGGGACGTGAGACGTGACCTCGCGCGGGCCTCTGCGGTTGATGCTGTGGGGCTTCGTCCTGCTGGTGGGTGCATGGCTGGTGCTGTTCTTGATGACGATCCGTCAGATACCGCCCAGCTTGCCGGTGGCGATGCTGGCCTACGCGGCCTCCGTCGGCGGGCTCATGGTGGGACTTGTGGGGATCGTTCAGTTCGTGCGCGCTCGCCGGCCCTCTTAGGTCCGGCAGACGTGCAGACGGGAGGGGGCGTGCGCTTCGTCCACTTCCAAGCCGGCCCCCAGGCCGGGTTCGGCGGGGCGGGAACTTCGGTCCTGGGGATCCCGTACGGACAGAAAGGTCTTCGGGGAGGGCGTGGCGAATCCTGCGCTGCGGTGTGGGATGGTATGCCATGGTCTAGTTTCGTGATACCCGCCCCTGCCGCAGGGCAGGTGGGGGCCTGCAGCAAGATCCAGAGCGAGACGGGCCAAGGTGCCCGTGAAGGGAGGGATGGGCAGGGATGAGGCGAGCATGGTTGACAGTACTGGTGGTGGTCGTCGTTCTGGCACTGCTGGCGCCGAGTTTTGCCGCCCCGACGCAGCAGCAGCGGCGGTTCACGCTTCCGGACATTCCGAACCCGAAAGTCGACACCCACGCGACGGGCGAGGGGGCGCGGTACGGCGGGGTGTTCGTCACCTCGCAGATCTCCGATCCGCGAACCTTCAACTATATTGTCGCGCAGGAGACGTCTTCGACCGTTCCCCTGAGTCTGGTGTTCAGCGGTCTGGTCGATCAGGACTTCGTGACGGGCGAGATCGAGCCGGATCTGGCAGAGTCGTGGACGCTGAGTCCCGACCGGCGCACGTGGACGTTCCGACTGCGCCGGGGCGTCAAGTGGCACGACGGCCGGCCGTTTACGGCCGCCGACGTGGACTTCACGTTCAAGGCGATCTTCACAGAGGGGGTCCAGACCAGCTACCGGGACACCCTCACCTATGAGGGCCAACCCCTGCGCTGGAGGGTAGTGGACGAGTTCACCGTGCAGTTCATCACGCCCAAGCCCGTGGGCATCTTCCTGCGTCAGATCGGGGTGCCCATTCTGCCGCGGCACAAGCTCGAGGCGGCGCTGGCACGGGGCGGCGCGGAGTTCAACCGTACGTGGAGCGTAGCCACGCCGCCACGGGAGATCGTGGGCACCGGCCCGTTCGTGATGCAGCGCTACACGCCGGGGCAGCGGATCGAGTACGTGCGGTGGTCCGGCTACTACAAGGTGGACCAGCGCGGCAACCGGCTGCCGTACCTGACGCGTCGGGTCATCCTCATCGTACCGAATCTGGATGCCGCCCGGTTGCGCTTCCTGGCAGGAGAGACCGACATCTACGCGGCGCGTCCGCGCGAGTTTGCCGAGTTCAAGGCCCGCGAACGGGAGGGGAACTACACGATCTACGACGGACCGGAGACGTTCACGTCCGAGTTCGTGGCGTTGAACATGAACCCGCGGGGGATTCAGCCGCCCAAGGTGACCTGGTTCCAGGACGTCCGGTTCCGGCGGGCGCTCAACCACGCGATCGACCGCAACGCGATCGCCCAGCAGGTCTACGCAGGCCGGGCCACTCCGGCGTGGGGACCCGTGAGCAGCGGCCACCCCCTGTACTACAACCCGCGGCTGGCACAGTACCCGTACGACATCAACCGGGCCCAGCAGCTGCTGGCCGAAGCCGGCTACCGCCGCGAGGGCACCGGCCCGCTGCGGGACCCACAGGGCAACACGGTGGCGTTCGTGCTGGCGACGAACTCGGAGAACACCGACCGTGTGGCCATCGGTAACATCGTGCGGCAGGACTGGCAGCGTCTGGGGGTGCAGGTCACTTTCGCTCCGGAGGCCTTCAACTCCCTCGTCGGCAAGCTGGTGGGCTCCTTCAACTGGGATGCGATCATCATCGGATTGACCGGCGGTATCGAGCCCGGCACGGGCCGCAACGTATGGCTGTGCAGCGGATCGCTCCACCTGTGGTGGCCGCGCCAGGAGAGGTGCGCCACACCGTGGGAGCAGGAAATCGATCGTCTGTTCGAGCAGATCGCCGAGGAGACCGACCAGGCCCGCCGCCGGCAGCTGTACTTCCGCTGGCAGGAACTGGTGGCGCAGAACGTGCCGCTGATGTACTTTACGTACCCGAAGACGCAGCCCGCGGTGCGGAACACGCTGGGCAACATCAAGATCGGGCTGCAGGGTGCCGTCAGTCCGTCGGAGATCCTCTTCTACAGGGCGCCCGTACGCCGGTAGTGCGCCTCTGGGACAGACGGGAGGCGCGTGGGATCGACGCGCCTCCCGCCGGCCACTCGAGGAATCGAATTGCTTCGTCACATCGTCCGCCGCCTGCTGATCCTGTTCCCGATGCTCTTGGGGATCACGGCCGTCTCTTTCGGGGTCATCCAGCTCGCGCCGGGAGACTTCCTGGACGAGATGCGCCTCAATCCGGTCGTCAGCGCGGAAACCGTGGAGCAGATGCGGCGGAACTTCGGGTTGGACCGGCCGATCCACATTCAGTATCTGAAGTGGCTGTCCAACGTCGTACGCGGGGACTTTGGCTATTCGTTTTCGTTCCACGTTCCTGTGGCCTGGCTGCTAGGTTCGCGGTGGCTCAACACGATCATCTTGAACATCACCGCGTTCGTGTTCGCCTGGATCGTGGCGATTCCGCTGGGCATCCACGCAGCGGTGCGCCAGTACTCGTGGAGCGACAACTCGCTCACGTTCATTGCGCTGCTGGGGATTTCGACTCCGACGTTTTTCTCGGGACTGTTGGGGCTGTATTTGGCCTTCAAGACCGGTTGGCTGCCGATCGGCGGAATGACGAGCTTGGGGTTCGAAGACCTGTCCCCGATCGGCAAGGTCCTCGACGTCGCTCACCACCTCATTCTGCCGACGCTCATCCTCGGGTTCCTCAGCGTGGCCGGCCTGATGCGGCAGATGCGCGGCAACCTGCTGGAGGTCCTCCGGCAAGACTACGTGAAGACGGCCCGGGCGAAAGGGCTGCACAACCGGGTGGTGTTGTACAAGCACGCGGTCCGCAACGCGATCAACCCGCTGATCACGATCTTCGGGTTCCAGCTGGGGGCGCTGCTGAGCGGGTCGGCGATCCTCGAGAACGTGATCGGCTGGCCGGGCATCGGCCAGCTCATCGTCGAAGCCCTGTTCAAGAAGGACCTGTACGTCGTCATGGCGGCGCTCGTGGTCGGGTCCGTCACCCTGGTGCTCGGCAACCTCGTGGCGGACATCTTGCTGGCGGCAGTGGATCCGAGGATCCGGTATGACTGAGGGGGGAGTCAGGGGATCGCGGCGATGGCCAATGTAGCCTTCCCCGAGGCAACCGGTCGACGGCTGGAGGAATCTGACCGGCTGGTGAGGGCCCGTACACCCGCTCAGCTCGCGTGGCGGCAGCTGCGCAAGCACCGCATGGCGCTCATCGGCGGGATCATCGTCGTCCTCTTGTACTTCGTCACGATCTTCGGGGAGTTTTTCGCGCCCTACTCGCTGGATTTCACCGATCGGTCGAAGTTTTACCACCCACCCACGCCGCTGCGCTTCGTCGACGATCAGGGGCAGTTCTCCTTGCGCCCGTTCGTCTACGGAACGCACCTGGCGGACCCGGCCACGCGGCGCTACGAGACGAACGCCGACGAGAAGTACTACGTCCGGTTCTTCGTCCGTGGCGAGCCGTACAGGCTGCTGTTCTTGATCCCGACGAACATCCACTTCTTCGGTGTGGACGAGCCGGGACGGATCTTCCTGATGGGGACCGACCAGTTCGGTCGGGACCTGCTGTCGCGCGTGCTGATCGGCGGCCGGATCTCGATGTTCCTCGGAGTGTTCGTGCTGATGGTGAGCCTGCCGATCGGCGTCATCTACGGGGCGATCTCCGGCTATTTCGGCGGGCGCGTGGACAACGTCATGATGCGCATCGCCGAGATCGTGATCGCCTTCCCGGAGTTCTACCTGCTCCTGGCGCTGGCGGCGGTGCTGCCGCCGCAGATTCCCTCGACGACGCGACTCGTGCTCATCGTCGTGATCATTTCGTTCGTCGGTTGGGGTGGACTGGCGCGTTTGGTGCGCGGCATGGTGTTGTCCCTGCGCACCCAGGAGTACGTGCTGGCGGCGCGGGCCAGCGGAGCGGGGACCGCCTACATCCTGCGGCGGCACGTCATCCCCAACACCGCAACGCTGCTGATCGTCGTCGCGACGCTAAGCATCCCCGGGGCGATGATCGCGGAGGCCGCGCTGTCGTTCTTCGGCTTGGGTATCCGGGAACCACAGGCCTCATGGGGCCAACTCCTCAACGTGGCCAACAATCTGACGACCTTGACGCAGTCGCCGTGGCTGCTTTGGCCCGGCGCGTTCATCGTCGTGGCGGTGGTCGGGTACAACCTCCTCGGCGACGGGCTGCGGGACGCTTTGGACCCGCGTCTGCGGACGAGTTGAGTGCGGGCGGCAACAGGTTGATGGGCGGGCACGGAGAGTGGTACTGGGGAATCGAGGGAAGGTGGAGGATGCGGAGACCACGAGCAGAGACTTCACAGGACGTCCTGACCGTCGAGCAGGTGGCTGATTATCTGCAGCTCAACAAGATGACGGTCTACAAGTACATCCGGGAAGGGAAGTTGCCGGCCAGCCGCATCGGGAAGTCGTACCGGGTCCGCAAGGTCGATCTGGCGGTGTTCCTCGAGGTCTCCCGGGTTCGACCGGTCCGCCGCCCGACGGCGGGCGTCAGCCCGCCCCGCAGGACACCTCGGTCCCAGCGCCCTCCGGAGACTGCGCAAGAGTCCCGTCCGATGCCAGCGCCGACCGGGGGGGCGCAGCCGCCGGTGGGCGAGGTCCGCAGGGAGAGGCCGGGACCGGAGGAAATCACCGGGCACCCGCTGGAGCGCGTGCTGTCCGGGCTGCACTGACGCGTCCGCCGACGACCGGCGAGCCGGGAGGTGAATGACCAGAAAGAGGTGGTGGCATGGAGATGTCGCCATCGGAGGGCTTGGATGACCCACGAACCGGTTACCTTGGATCGTGAGGAGGTGTCCAAGATGAGCAGGCGATGGTCCACGCTCGCACTGGCGGTGTTGGCCGCCCTGGCGCTGCCCGCACTCGTCCTGGCCGGCCCAGCCGGGGGTCCGGCGGCCGGTCCGGACACGATCGTGATCGGCACGCAGCAGGAGCCGGCCGTCATCGGGCTGACGATCTGCGACGCGTGCACCATGTTTGTTGCGACGATGGTCTCGGCGCCGATGTTCGTACCGGACGTCGAGCTGACGAACGAGTGGAAGTACCAGCCGGTGGCCATGGAGAAGATGCCGAGCCTGCGCGACGGCGACTGGCGGCTTCTGCCCGGCGACAAGATGCAGGTCACCTGGCGGCTGCGCCGGGGTCTGCGCTGGCAGGACGGGACGCCGCTCACGGCCGCCGACTACATCTTCGGCTGGCGCGTGAACCTCAACCCGCGCTTCCCCTCGGCCGGGCGCGACGTGTCCGAGCGCGTGGAGAACATCCAGGCGCCCAACGCGAACACGCTCATCGTCCAATGGAAGAGGAAGTACGCCTTCGCCAACTTGGGCGTGGCGGGGTCGGTGGCCCTCCCGCGGCACATCCTGAACGCCGCCTACCAGCGTGATCCGTCCAAGCTGCCG includes:
- a CDS encoding ABC transporter substrate-binding protein; amino-acid sequence: MRRAWLTVLVVVVVLALLAPSFAAPTQQQRRFTLPDIPNPKVDTHATGEGARYGGVFVTSQISDPRTFNYIVAQETSSTVPLSLVFSGLVDQDFVTGEIEPDLAESWTLSPDRRTWTFRLRRGVKWHDGRPFTAADVDFTFKAIFTEGVQTSYRDTLTYEGQPLRWRVVDEFTVQFITPKPVGIFLRQIGVPILPRHKLEAALARGGAEFNRTWSVATPPREIVGTGPFVMQRYTPGQRIEYVRWSGYYKVDQRGNRLPYLTRRVILIVPNLDAARLRFLAGETDIYAARPREFAEFKAREREGNYTIYDGPETFTSEFVALNMNPRGIQPPKVTWFQDVRFRRALNHAIDRNAIAQQVYAGRATPAWGPVSSGHPLYYNPRLAQYPYDINRAQQLLAEAGYRREGTGPLRDPQGNTVAFVLATNSENTDRVAIGNIVRQDWQRLGVQVTFAPEAFNSLVGKLVGSFNWDAIIIGLTGGIEPGTGRNVWLCSGSLHLWWPRQERCATPWEQEIDRLFEQIAEETDQARRRQLYFRWQELVAQNVPLMYFTYPKTQPAVRNTLGNIKIGLQGAVSPSEILFYRAPVRR
- a CDS encoding ABC transporter permease, translating into MLRHIVRRLLILFPMLLGITAVSFGVIQLAPGDFLDEMRLNPVVSAETVEQMRRNFGLDRPIHIQYLKWLSNVVRGDFGYSFSFHVPVAWLLGSRWLNTIILNITAFVFAWIVAIPLGIHAAVRQYSWSDNSLTFIALLGISTPTFFSGLLGLYLAFKTGWLPIGGMTSLGFEDLSPIGKVLDVAHHLILPTLILGFLSVAGLMRQMRGNLLEVLRQDYVKTARAKGLHNRVVLYKHAVRNAINPLITIFGFQLGALLSGSAILENVIGWPGIGQLIVEALFKKDLYVVMAALVVGSVTLVLGNLVADILLAAVDPRIRYD
- a CDS encoding ABC transporter permease; this translates as MANVAFPEATGRRLEESDRLVRARTPAQLAWRQLRKHRMALIGGIIVVLLYFVTIFGEFFAPYSLDFTDRSKFYHPPTPLRFVDDQGQFSLRPFVYGTHLADPATRRYETNADEKYYVRFFVRGEPYRLLFLIPTNIHFFGVDEPGRIFLMGTDQFGRDLLSRVLIGGRISMFLGVFVLMVSLPIGVIYGAISGYFGGRVDNVMMRIAEIVIAFPEFYLLLALAAVLPPQIPSTTRLVLIVVIISFVGWGGLARLVRGMVLSLRTQEYVLAARASGAGTAYILRRHVIPNTATLLIVVATLSIPGAMIAEAALSFFGLGIREPQASWGQLLNVANNLTTLTQSPWLLWPGAFIVVAVVGYNLLGDGLRDALDPRLRTS
- a CDS encoding helix-turn-helix domain-containing protein is translated as MRRPRAETSQDVLTVEQVADYLQLNKMTVYKYIREGKLPASRIGKSYRVRKVDLAVFLEVSRVRPVRRPTAGVSPPRRTPRSQRPPETAQESRPMPAPTGGAQPPVGEVRRERPGPEEITGHPLERVLSGLH